One genomic window of Kosmotoga olearia TBF 19.5.1 includes the following:
- a CDS encoding cold-shock protein: MTGTVKWFNSSKGYGFITKDEGGDVFVHFSAIEVDGFKTLDEGQRVEFEIGEGPKGPQAINVKPIR, from the coding sequence ATGACAGGTACAGTTAAGTGGTTCAACAGCAGTAAGGGTTATGGTTTCATCACCAAGGACGAAGGTGGAGACGTGTTTGTTCATTTTTCAGCTATTGAAGTCGACGGATTCAAGACTCTCGATGAAGGTCAGAGAGTCGAGTTCGAGATTGGCGAAGGCCCAAAAGGTCCTCAGGCGATAAATGTTAAACCAATCAGATAA